In the Selenihalanaerobacter shriftii genome, TGTCACTGACCACTGGCACTGGCAACTGAACAAAAAAAGGAGAGAAAATTATGCTTATTAATCCTAATGAAATCATCGAAACAATTAAAATGATTAAAATGGAGAATTTCGATATTAGAACCGTTACTATGGGAATTAACCTTAGAGATTGTGCTGATAAAGATATTAACAAATTAAATCAAAATATATACAATAAGATAACTACTTATGCGAAAGATTTAGTAGGAACAGTAGAAAAGATGGAAGTTAAGTATGGAGTTCCTATTGTAAATAAAAGAATTTCAGTTACGCCTATTTCTATTGTAGCAGCAGCCTGTGAAGAAAAAGATTATAGTAGTATAGCTAAGACCATGGATAAAGCTGCTAAAGAAGTTGGAGTAGACTTTATTGGCGGTTTCTCTGGATTGGTACATAAGGGCTATACTAAAGGAGAACAGAACTTAATTAAATCGATTCCCAAGGCATTAAGTCAAACAGATAGAGTCTGTTCTTCTATCAATGTAGCTACAACTAATGCTGGGATTAATATGGATGCTGTATTAGAAATGGGAGAAGTAATAAAAGAAACTGCAGAATTGACTAAAGATAATGATGCAATCGGTTGTGCCAAATTGGTCGTCTTCGCTAATGTTCCAGAAGATAATCCTTTCATGGCAGGAGCTTTTCATGGGGTAGGTGAGCCAGAAGCAGTAATTAATGTAGGAGTTAGTGGGCCAGGAGTTGTTAAGAATGCAGTAGATGTCATTCCTGATGTTAATTTCGATAAATTAGCTACAACTATTAAACAAACTGCTTTTAAAATCACTAGAATGGGAGAGTTAATCGGAAATAAAGTTTCGGAAGCTTTGGATATTCCTTTTGGAATTGTTGATCTTTCCTTAGCTCCTACTCCTGCTATCGGTGATAGTATAGCTAATATCTTAGAAAGTATGGGTTTAGAAAGATGTGGTACTCATGGAACTACTGCAGCTTTAGCCCTTTTAAATGATGCCGTTAAAAAAGGTGGGGCTATGGCTTCTTCTCATGTTGGAGGATTAAGTGGAGCATTTATCCCTGTAAGTGAAGACCAAGGCATGATAGAAGCTGCTGAAGTCGGCGCCTTAAGTCTAAGCAAACTAGAAGCCATGACTTCAGTCTGTTCAGTAGGATTAGATATGATTGCTGTCCCAGGTTCCACTACTAAAGAAACCTTAGCAGCAATTATTGCAGACGAAATGGCAATCGGTATGATTAATAAGAAAACAACAGCTGTAAGAATCATTCCTGTTCCAGGTAAGGATGTAGGTGATGACGTAGAATTTGGGGGGTTATTAGGTAGAGCACCTATTATGGATGTTAATCAGTTTAGCTCTAATAAGTTTGTACAACGTGGAGGTAGAATTCCTGCACCTATCCAAGCATTAAACAACTAATAAATTATAACTTAATTAAAGTATCTTAGTCAGCCAATATTGACTGGCTAAGATACTTTAAACTAAAGTTACTAAACAGTTAACTACTTCTTCTAAATTTTCATAATGCTTCCCAACTAAATCATATCCCCAATTATTAAATGGATTTTCAGGGAGTAAAATCAGATCAGCACTTTTAATTTCTGAAACATTTCCATTAAAAGCTACTAAAAAATCATCTACTACTAGTAACCCGGCAGCCATAATGCTTCCGCCAAAATACCTATTCTTAACTGATATAACTTTAATGTCAACTTCAGCTAATATGCCATCTAAAAACTCATCAATCCCTAAATCAACCACATTTTTAGCTAGTTTAGAAGTGAAAATTAGAACTTTATTAGCTGAACTTTTTGTAATTATTTCTTTTACCTTATTTAATCTACTTAAAGAAATATCATAATCTAAAACTATACCTGAACTTTCATTAGCCTGTTTATTTAATTCAGTTTCTTTTATTTCCCCATCCCTCTCATATTTAATCTCTGGAAAGCCAGATTTTAATAATCTATTAAATGCCTCTACTCTCGTCTTTACTTCGGTTTGATTAATACTTAGAATCTGATCACCTTTTCTTAATCCAGCATTAGCAGCCGATGAGTCAGTAATTACTCCTTGCAAGTTAACATTTAAGTCTTGGATCAACGGTGGCTCAACTGTAATAGGCACTTTATACTTTTGATTTAATTGATCAATATAATCAATTAAATCCGTCCATAAATTCAAATCAAACTGTAACTTAGCCGGTGTCAGCTTAGTATATCCAGGTAAAAATATTCTTACTGTTTTAGCTTGATTATCATCCAAAAATTTAATTGCTTCTTCAATATCATCCCAATTGCTAATCATAGGCATAGCCACAATACTACCATGATAAGGTATTTTAAATTTGGCTAAATTACGAACTCCTTCTAAAACTATCTCTCCACTCTTATCAGCCATTAATCTTTTCCTTAAAACTGGATTGGCACTATTTAAAGAAAGATTTAGTTCTATTAAATCTAAATTATCTATTAATTTAATCTTATCTAAATCCAAATAAGAACCATTAGTAGTAATTTGAATTACTGTTTGGGGAAAACGTTTTCGTAAATAAGTTAAAATCTGTATAATATTAGGATTACTAAAAGGCTCTCCTTCTATAATTCTAGTAATAGATTCTCCAATTACTATCTTTTGTTCAGGGTTTAAAAAATCAGATATTCCCTTAATTTGTTCTAAAGTTCGATGACCACAATTAAAGACTTCAATCCCAGCTGGATTATATTGGTGACTACAAAAAAGGCAATTAAAGTTACAAGCCGAGGTAACTGGCAATATATTTCTTTCTTGAGCTGATAAAATAATTAATTGTTCAGATGAATACTCCATCTAGTTCCCTCCCTACCTTCTACTTCAACTTTAAATTAGGTTCAGCATTTAGACTATATTCTGTTCTATCCCCTTGCTGCCAACGGTAATATCCTACACTGGCAATCATAGCAGCATTATCTGTACATAATTTAGGTGGAGGAAAATAGAGATCTACCTTTAAATCATCTAATTTTGTCTTTAGTTCAGCTCTTAATTGATGATTAGAAGCAACGCCTCCGGCTAAAATTACATCCTTAACTCCAGTCTCTTTAACGGCTTTAACTACCTTCGTAACTAGAATATCTACTACTGCTTGTTGGAAACTAGCTGCTAAATTAACTTCATCTATCTCTTCACCACGCTGCTTTTGATTATTAATATAATTTAAAACTGCTGTCTTAAGTCCACTAAAACTAAAATCATAATTACTAGCATTAATCAAAGGTCTAGGTAACTCAATTGCCGTACTATCTCCATCCTTAGCTAACTTATCTATAATTGGACCACCTGGATAACCTAATTCCAAAACCCTAGCTACCTTATCAAAAGCTTCTCCTGCAGCATCATCTCTTGTTCTACCTAGAATTTCATATTCGCCTAAACCTTTAAAATATAATAAATCAGTATGTCCCCCAGATACAGTCAGACATACTAATGGTGGTTTCAAATTTTGATAAGCAATAAAATTAGAATAGATATGACCTTCAATATGATTAATAGCTATTAAAGGAATATGTTGAGAATATGCTATTCCTTTAGCTGCAGCTATCCCTACTAATAACCCCCCTACTAACCCAGGACCATAGGTCACAGCCACTGCAGAAAGATCTTCAAACTCAATATCTGCTTCTATTAAAGCCTCTTCAATAACTGGATTTATTAATTCTATATGTTTTCTAGAAGCTATTTCTGGTACTACACCACCGAATTTTCGATGCCAATCTACTTGCGAAGCAATAATATTCGATAATATCTTTCTACCATCTTTAACTACTGCCACTGATGTCTCATCACATGATGATTCAATTCCTAAAATCAAACCATTCTCCATATTAATCTAACCCCTTAATCCTTCATTGATTTAGAATCTTCCACATAATCACTGCATCTTCTTTATTATCTTGATAATAATTCTTTCTAACCCCTGCTTCTATAAAACCATAATCTTTATATAATTCCCGACCAGGATGATTAGAAACTCTAACCTCTAAAGTAATTTTATCTAGCCCTTGATTTGCAAATTTAACAAAAAGTTCAGATAACATAAGTCTAGCTATTCCTTTTCGTCGATAGGTAGATTCAACTGCTAAAGTGGTAATATGAGCTTCATTTAAAATAATCCAAACCCCTACATAGCCTAATACATCCTCTTTTCTCTTCGCTACTAAATACTCAGCATACTGATTTTCTATTAATTCTTTTTTAAAAGCAGCAATAGACCAGGGGGAGCTAAAGGACTCCTTTTCAATCTCTAAAACCTGGTCTAAATCTGCCACTTGCATAGGCTCTATAATTAATTTCATGATTCTTTCTTAACCTTTCTCTCCCAATCGATTTCAGCTTGAGCTCTTTTAAGATAGTTAGGGCTTATATCCATAAGTTCATGCTGAGATCCTGCTTTTAATTTAAGCGATCCTATTCTACCTAAGACTGCACCTCTAGGTAAATCATAATGATTGGGAATAAATATTGCTTGCTCTCCTAATATCTCTTCAATAGTCTCTTGATATACTTTAGTAGCTGGTCCTATAAATATTACTTTATTACTTAATTCCTGCAAAATAATTTTAGCTAGTTCCTTAACTTCTAACATCTGATCTTTACTTGCTTTCTTCTTTAATCCTAATTTATCAACTTCATGATACAAAGCAGTATAAACTCGATTTCTTCTAGCATCTATTATCGGACATATATATTCATCAATATATACCAATTCATTAGCTAAGATATCTAATGTTGAAAGACTTATAATTGGAATTTCTAATGACTGAGCTAGACTCTTAGCCGTAGCTAATCCAATCCGAATCCCTGTAAAAGATCCAGGCCCAATCCCAACTACTATTCCATCTAAATCATCTACCGTTACACCTACATCATCCATCAAACTAATAATTTGAGGCATAAGCCGCTGAGAATGTGTTTTAGCTAAGTTTAAATTATATTCAGCTACTAAACCCTCATCATTATGTATACTAATAGCTCCTACTGATGTGGAACTATCTAGAGCTAAAATCAACATTCTCTTTCAACTCCGTAACTAATCCAATATATTTATTAGCCTGTGGAATAATCTTAATCTTCCTTGAATTTTCTTCCCCTTTAATTGTTATGTTAAGATAATTATCTGGCATTAATGAGCCAGACTTATCTGGCCACTCAATGATTGTAATTCCATCTCCATATAGATACTCTTCAAAGCCAATATCATATAATTCTCTATAATCAGATATCCGATATAGATCTATATGATAAGCTGGTAATTCACCTTGATACTCATTAACTAAAGTATATGTAGGGCTTGTTACTTCTTCATTTACACCTATCCCTTTTAATATCCCTTTAGCTAAGTAAGTCTTCCCGGCACCTAAATCTCCTTGTAAACAGATTATATCACCATTTGCAAGTAATTCTCCAAGCTTTTCTCCTAGTTCAACTGTCTCTTCTGGACTCGCGGTTGATAAAGTTAACATTTTGCCCACTCCTTTTATCCAGATAAACTTATTTTTATATTAATCACTTAATTTATCTTTTATACAAAATTAATTGCTTATTTAACATGTTTTAAAGATTTGACCACTAATAAAGTAATTAGAATAGCCACAATTATCTCTGGTAAACCATGCCCCAATGCTATTACCTTTGCTTGTGCCATTGGTAAAAGACCTCTCCAAGCTGCTAAACCTAATACCCCAATAGTATTAGTTAAAGTACCAATAGCAGCAGCTATCCCAATAGCTATTGATTCTTTAGTAGAGAATAGTTTATAGCTATAACCGGCTAAAATACCAATTAAAACCCGAGGTATGATTGCAACTAAAGGATCAGCGACAAATGGACTAGCTTGCCTTAGGAAACTAGATAGACCAAAAATCAAGCCAACTAAACTCCCTACTAGAGGCCCCTCTACAATAGCCCCAATAATTACTGGTATATGCATAGTAGTTGCAGCTACACCAAGTGGGGTAGGTACTAATCCTAGAGGCGTCTGTCCTAATACAATAGATATAGCACTCAAGGTCCCTACAATTGTAATTGTACGTGTTTCTACCTTCATTATTATTCTTAACCTCCATATAATCATCTAAAACTTACTCTTTACCTCTAATTCACACCTTCACATAAAGCCTTCATTTCTTTTAAAATGTCTGCTTTATTTTGTTGGAAATAATCATTATCAAAATTATTAATTATATTTTTTACTTCTTGATAATTTTGCATTACACTCTGTATTAAACCTAGATTAAAATAAGCATCACCATAATAAGAATTCTTTTCTAATGCCATCTGGTACATTTCTACTGCTGATTTCAACTTGCCTTTTTGCCTCAACTGATCCCCTTGGATTTTATACTTTTGACCATAAACTTCAGAATTATTCTCTTCTGCTTTTATCCTTTGTAATTCATTAATTACTCTACTAGCTTTATTTACTAGACTACTTAATTTTTGATCTGGATTAAACCTTTTGATATACTCAATATCTGCCTCAGCCTTATCAAATTCTTCGGTAATAATATGAGCAATAGCTAAATTATAAACTACTTCCAAATTTCCAGCATTCTTTTCTTTAGCTTTTTGCCATAATTCAATAGCCTCCCCTAACTTTCCATTCTTTAATTTTAATACTCCAAGATCTCTATAAACCCAAGAGTATTGGTATAACTTTAACGCCTGATTATACTCATCCATAGCTAACTCATAATTATCCTGTTCTTTATATAGCTTAGCTAATTTAGCATGAAGTTCTGCAACTAATTTTTTAGTC is a window encoding:
- the tsaD gene encoding tRNA (adenosine(37)-N6)-threonylcarbamoyltransferase complex transferase subunit TsaD — translated: MENGLILGIESSCDETSVAVVKDGRKILSNIIASQVDWHRKFGGVVPEIASRKHIELINPVIEEALIEADIEFEDLSAVAVTYGPGLVGGLLVGIAAAKGIAYSQHIPLIAINHIEGHIYSNFIAYQNLKPPLVCLTVSGGHTDLLYFKGLGEYEILGRTRDDAAGEAFDKVARVLELGYPGGPIIDKLAKDGDSTAIELPRPLINASNYDFSFSGLKTAVLNYINNQKQRGEEIDEVNLAASFQQAVVDILVTKVVKAVKETGVKDVILAGGVASNHQLRAELKTKLDDLKVDLYFPPPKLCTDNAAMIASVGYYRWQQGDRTEYSLNAEPNLKLK
- a CDS encoding ECF transporter S component, with product MKVETRTITIVGTLSAISIVLGQTPLGLVPTPLGVAATTMHIPVIIGAIVEGPLVGSLVGLIFGLSSFLRQASPFVADPLVAIIPRVLIGILAGYSYKLFSTKESIAIGIAAAIGTLTNTIGVLGLAAWRGLLPMAQAKVIALGHGLPEIIVAILITLLVVKSLKHVK
- the tsaB gene encoding tRNA (adenosine(37)-N6)-threonylcarbamoyltransferase complex dimerization subunit type 1 TsaB codes for the protein MLILALDSSTSVGAISIHNDEGLVAEYNLNLAKTHSQRLMPQIISLMDDVGVTVDDLDGIVVGIGPGSFTGIRIGLATAKSLAQSLEIPIISLSTLDILANELVYIDEYICPIIDARRNRVYTALYHEVDKLGLKKKASKDQMLEVKELAKIILQELSNKVIFIGPATKVYQETIEEILGEQAIFIPNHYDLPRGAVLGRIGSLKLKAGSQHELMDISPNYLKRAQAEIDWERKVKKES
- a CDS encoding DUF512 domain-containing protein, with product MEYSSEQLIILSAQERNILPVTSACNFNCLFCSHQYNPAGIEVFNCGHRTLEQIKGISDFLNPEQKIVIGESITRIIEGEPFSNPNIIQILTYLRKRFPQTVIQITTNGSYLDLDKIKLIDNLDLIELNLSLNSANPVLRKRLMADKSGEIVLEGVRNLAKFKIPYHGSIVAMPMISNWDDIEEAIKFLDDNQAKTVRIFLPGYTKLTPAKLQFDLNLWTDLIDYIDQLNQKYKVPITVEPPLIQDLNVNLQGVITDSSAANAGLRKGDQILSINQTEVKTRVEAFNRLLKSGFPEIKYERDGEIKETELNKQANESSGIVLDYDISLSRLNKVKEIITKSSANKVLIFTSKLAKNVVDLGIDEFLDGILAEVDIKVISVKNRYFGGSIMAAGLLVVDDFLVAFNGNVSEIKSADLILLPENPFNNWGYDLVGKHYENLEEVVNCLVTLV
- the rimI gene encoding ribosomal protein S18-alanine N-acetyltransferase, whose translation is MKLIIEPMQVADLDQVLEIEKESFSSPWSIAAFKKELIENQYAEYLVAKRKEDVLGYVGVWIILNEAHITTLAVESTYRRKGIARLMLSELFVKFANQGLDKITLEVRVSNHPGRELYKDYGFIEAGVRKNYYQDNKEDAVIMWKILNQ
- the tsaE gene encoding tRNA (adenosine(37)-N6)-threonylcarbamoyltransferase complex ATPase subunit type 1 TsaE translates to MLTLSTASPEETVELGEKLGELLANGDIICLQGDLGAGKTYLAKGILKGIGVNEEVTSPTYTLVNEYQGELPAYHIDLYRISDYRELYDIGFEEYLYGDGITIIEWPDKSGSLMPDNYLNITIKGEENSRKIKIIPQANKYIGLVTELKENVDFSSR
- a CDS encoding PFL family protein; translated protein: MLINPNEIIETIKMIKMENFDIRTVTMGINLRDCADKDINKLNQNIYNKITTYAKDLVGTVEKMEVKYGVPIVNKRISVTPISIVAAACEEKDYSSIAKTMDKAAKEVGVDFIGGFSGLVHKGYTKGEQNLIKSIPKALSQTDRVCSSINVATTNAGINMDAVLEMGEVIKETAELTKDNDAIGCAKLVVFANVPEDNPFMAGAFHGVGEPEAVINVGVSGPGVVKNAVDVIPDVNFDKLATTIKQTAFKITRMGELIGNKVSEALDIPFGIVDLSLAPTPAIGDSIANILESMGLERCGTHGTTAALALLNDAVKKGGAMASSHVGGLSGAFIPVSEDQGMIEAAEVGALSLSKLEAMTSVCSVGLDMIAVPGSTTKETLAAIIADEMAIGMINKKTTAVRIIPVPGKDVGDDVEFGGLLGRAPIMDVNQFSSNKFVQRGGRIPAPIQALNN